The Candidatus Eremiobacterota bacterium genome has a segment encoding these proteins:
- a CDS encoding ADP-ribosylglycohydrolase family protein → MEKWNISSGGENKVEEEALSAKTDALRGCLIGTAVGDAMGLPMEGLSRERQIRLFPSLERYSFLLGKGMCSDDSEHASMTAQALLTAGASEEAFIHELARLIKVWLLLLPAGVGFATLRSGLRLIAGISPERSGVSSAGNGPAMRSPIIGVFCGNDYRRLRKLTELSTGITHRDARAHMGALAVACASSLASGRKEPVSTATYRSSLENVITEEGGELLPLIEKGLESVDKGISTAEFASLICPPKGVSGYICHTVPVVIHAWLSHQQDFKGGITGIIRCGGDTDTTAAILGGIIGSHVGLEGIPSPWIEDLLEWPRSPAWMRKLGERLGDACEAPGKARPLSLPLWGILPRNLFFALIVLLHGFRRLLPPY, encoded by the coding sequence GTGGAGAAATGGAATATTTCTTCTGGAGGGGAGAACAAGGTGGAAGAGGAAGCTCTCTCGGCAAAAACTGACGCACTCAGGGGCTGCCTGATCGGCACTGCAGTAGGCGATGCCATGGGCCTCCCCATGGAGGGCCTCTCAAGGGAAAGACAGATCCGCCTTTTCCCCAGCCTTGAACGGTACTCCTTTCTGCTGGGGAAAGGGATGTGCTCCGACGATTCTGAGCATGCCTCGATGACTGCCCAGGCCCTTCTCACCGCGGGAGCAAGCGAGGAAGCTTTCATCCATGAACTGGCGAGGCTCATCAAGGTATGGCTCCTTCTTCTCCCTGCCGGTGTGGGTTTCGCGACCCTCAGGTCGGGGCTCAGGCTGATTGCAGGGATCTCACCCGAGAGGAGCGGCGTCAGCTCGGCAGGGAACGGCCCGGCGATGAGAAGCCCCATTATTGGCGTATTCTGCGGGAATGACTATCGGAGGCTGAGAAAGCTCACCGAGCTCTCCACCGGGATCACCCACCGTGACGCCAGGGCTCATATGGGAGCCCTGGCAGTAGCCTGCGCTTCTTCTCTCGCTTCAGGGCGGAAAGAGCCTGTATCAACAGCCACGTACCGCTCGTCACTGGAAAATGTCATCACTGAAGAGGGCGGGGAACTCCTCCCCCTCATTGAGAAGGGGCTGGAAAGCGTGGATAAAGGCATCAGCACCGCAGAGTTCGCCTCCCTGATATGCCCCCCCAAAGGGGTGAGCGGCTATATCTGCCATACGGTGCCCGTGGTGATCCATGCCTGGCTAAGCCACCAGCAGGATTTCAAGGGCGGGATCACGGGGATTATCCGCTGCGGAGGAGATACGGACACCACAGCAGCCATACTCGGAGGCATCATCGGATCCCACGTGGGCCTCGAGGGAATTCCCTCACCATGGATTGAGGATCTGCTCGAGTGGCCCCGCTCACCGGCATGGATGAGAAAACTTGGGGAGAGACTCGGCGATGCCTGCGAGGCCCCTGGAAAGGCCAGGCCCCTTTCTCTCCCTCTGTGGGGGATTCTCCCAAGAAATCTCTTCTTTGCCCTTATCGTGCTTCTCCACGGATTCAGGAGACTGCTCCCTCCTTATTGA
- a CDS encoding tetratricopeptide repeat protein, with protein sequence MNEEELTIKLHHRRATTFVKEKKLAEAIRELQEVIRINPKDFTSYFMMAQIYFASKKYDVADKFCQQAIIVNPQDVRPWLILGNIYIARQDYDTAISQLPKGIQTDPKNYQLKYLLGYSYAKKKDYPKAKQYLEEALTIEPGNKQAQQALEVVQKALANPQ encoded by the coding sequence ATGAACGAAGAGGAATTAACAATAAAATTACATCACCGGAGGGCCACGACTTTTGTCAAGGAAAAGAAGCTGGCCGAGGCTATCCGTGAGCTCCAGGAAGTCATCAGGATCAATCCCAAGGATTTCACCTCTTATTTCATGATGGCCCAGATTTACTTTGCCTCCAAGAAATATGACGTGGCAGACAAGTTCTGCCAGCAGGCAATCATTGTGAACCCCCAGGATGTGCGTCCCTGGCTCATACTCGGGAACATCTACATCGCCCGCCAGGACTATGACACTGCCATTTCCCAGCTCCCCAAGGGCATCCAGACCGATCCAAAGAACTACCAGCTCAAATATCTCCTTGGTTACAGCTATGCCAAGAAGAAAGATTACCCCAAGGCGAAGCAGTATCTTGAAGAGGCGCTGACAATAGAGCCTGGAAACAAGCAGGCCCAGCAGGCACTTGAAGTGGTGCAGAAAGCCCTCGCGAATCCCCAGTAG
- a CDS encoding ABC transporter permease has protein sequence MAYKENPVYLTSEKLAQPRLAWLSGLSILRIACCFAVPALALRLMQLCSCTVFTVASAALILLSVLLIGSTALTSMSGEREKKTIDSLRLTCLDPGAVISGKLLPEFMALCRLLLAVSPTILLLGLTSEYGFSGAMAVLLIAFLSGCVSLLGGFLISSLSRSSSQAIVLGWILKLLWVLGTPLLDLVLSAVFVTGSMPPVFSSVSPLVALYALVLPQAMNGAWMILPWSFFLLVPLFLCMIWHFSVTVYEQGGPSWVYLRRKATDVFLKGWGPKWFYDAFPGAVQYLRNPAFLREISYQIRHGAGRLPGYLVFIVLFLAPYLYARSWALCNFENPRAQPRNTSFVVSAPASSDPGNSSQLSIKPVIRTYQGTVFTLSRHTLIGCLRWTMYKSAGIPLPKKLVKEEPVAYRTHAQHYGSSPVAGTGSAMLTEKPSNTRTASLSRDEYLAVNQETIRCGLIGAIWLFLLYISIRGCCFTVSSVTGEKERRVWDDLALSGMTPIRLFTGKILGALILPLIQMTVVFPVLLFFVVTGNLHFMEVVSFYLYSVLLLIASAVLGFRASATSATSNEAHSKGLKYIFLAFFIVPLIAPLFMAISVLLTPALLLFIMVTLLLAKKNTNLPKILTAFGICFFTLFAVWAVSPLTAPFTFMPSLLNNPAFSSLNIPTVPLLALAVCLLFLGLITYLFAAQGIGSLADPSQKEVLRACPLPSKTPEGFLAEAGLGVRQGRNEGAF, from the coding sequence ATGGCCTATAAGGAAAATCCTGTTTACCTGACCTCGGAAAAGCTCGCACAGCCCAGGCTCGCATGGCTGTCAGGCCTCTCAATCCTGCGTATCGCGTGCTGCTTCGCCGTCCCCGCCCTGGCACTGAGACTCATGCAGCTCTGCAGCTGCACGGTTTTTACCGTGGCCTCGGCGGCGCTTATTCTGCTCTCTGTGCTCCTGATAGGCTCGACAGCCCTTACCTCAATGAGCGGCGAGCGAGAAAAGAAGACCATCGACAGCCTGAGGCTCACCTGCCTGGATCCTGGCGCGGTAATCTCCGGGAAGCTGCTGCCGGAGTTCATGGCGCTCTGCCGCCTGCTCCTTGCCGTCTCTCCCACGATACTGCTGCTGGGCCTCACGTCGGAATACGGTTTCTCCGGAGCCATGGCAGTACTGCTCATCGCCTTTCTCTCGGGATGCGTCTCCCTGCTTGGGGGGTTCCTGATCTCCTCCCTCTCGCGGAGCAGCTCCCAGGCCATTGTGCTGGGGTGGATACTGAAGCTTCTCTGGGTTCTGGGGACTCCCCTCCTGGACCTTGTGCTCTCGGCAGTCTTTGTGACAGGCTCCATGCCCCCTGTCTTCAGCTCCGTGAGCCCCCTCGTGGCCCTCTATGCCCTTGTCCTTCCCCAGGCGATGAACGGTGCCTGGATGATCCTTCCCTGGTCATTCTTCCTGCTTGTTCCCCTTTTCCTCTGCATGATATGGCACTTCTCCGTGACCGTTTACGAGCAGGGCGGGCCTTCATGGGTCTACCTGAGGAGAAAGGCGACCGATGTCTTCCTGAAGGGCTGGGGGCCGAAATGGTTCTATGACGCCTTTCCGGGTGCCGTCCAATACTTGAGGAACCCCGCATTTCTCCGGGAGATATCCTACCAGATCCGCCACGGCGCCGGAAGGCTTCCCGGTTATCTGGTCTTCATCGTGCTCTTCCTGGCGCCCTATCTTTATGCCCGCTCATGGGCCCTCTGCAATTTCGAGAATCCCAGGGCTCAGCCGCGGAACACTTCATTCGTGGTGAGCGCCCCGGCATCATCAGACCCGGGGAACTCATCTCAGCTCTCAATAAAGCCTGTCATCAGAACATACCAGGGAACGGTGTTCACCCTCAGCAGGCATACCCTTATCGGGTGTCTCCGGTGGACCATGTACAAGTCCGCAGGTATCCCTCTTCCCAAAAAGCTTGTGAAAGAGGAGCCTGTGGCTTACCGGACCCATGCGCAGCACTACGGCTCTTCTCCGGTGGCAGGCACCGGGAGCGCCATGCTCACTGAAAAACCTTCCAATACTCGGACAGCCTCACTTTCCCGCGACGAGTATCTCGCAGTAAACCAGGAAACCATAAGGTGCGGGCTCATCGGGGCAATCTGGCTCTTCCTCCTCTATATCTCCATAAGGGGCTGCTGCTTCACCGTCTCATCGGTTACGGGCGAAAAGGAGCGCCGTGTGTGGGACGACCTGGCCCTCTCTGGAATGACGCCGATCCGGCTTTTCACCGGCAAGATTCTGGGAGCTCTCATTCTCCCCCTTATCCAGATGACTGTCGTGTTCCCTGTGCTCCTTTTCTTCGTGGTGACGGGGAACCTTCATTTCATGGAGGTCGTGAGCTTTTACCTCTATTCGGTTCTGCTCCTTATCGCGTCGGCGGTGCTCGGCTTCCGGGCCTCGGCGACTTCAGCCACAAGCAATGAGGCTCACAGCAAGGGCCTCAAGTACATCTTCCTGGCGTTTTTCATAGTTCCCCTCATAGCGCCGCTTTTCATGGCGATCTCGGTACTTCTCACTCCTGCGCTGTTGCTCTTTATCATGGTCACCCTTTTGCTTGCGAAGAAGAACACTAATCTTCCCAAGATATTGACGGCATTCGGCATTTGCTTCTTCACTCTCTTCGCCGTATGGGCAGTCTCGCCCCTTACGGCTCCCTTCACCTTCATGCCGTCGCTTCTCAACAATCCCGCCTTCAGCTCTCTCAACATCCCCACTGTTCCCCTCCTTGCTCTTGCGGTATGCCTCCTCTTCCTGGGCCTGATCACTTACCTCTTCGCAGCGCAGGGCATCGGCAGCTTGGCCGATCCCTCCCAAAAAGAGGTGCTCAGGGCCTGTCCCCTGCCCTCAAAGACACCTGAAGGCTTCCTCGCAGAGGCGGGACTGG
- a CDS encoding ABC transporter ATP-binding protein, giving the protein MMKKLDERPYHREKSDGEPPPGDGPAVSVRGLVKRYGLVIALNDISFELSRGEILGLVGPNGAGKTTLLRILATLIPCDSGMVTICGHPLSEKVKIRSIIGFMPDFLGVYEDMTVREYFEFFARAYFIPDNLRPYAVDETMHLVGMTEMQEAVVESLSRGMKQRLSLGRCLIHKPKLLLLDEPASGLDPLARLELRELLRGLASREVTIIISSHVLDDLADISDTIGVIKKGCLICSESTRRMIDERGSRRIRLSATSSKDQLFEKLRKNGAVEDIRWDGETILFHLRDDRGDTPVNLLRSLVNEGFPISSFYEEHPTLQTAYLNITKAYGGWEDKNHGL; this is encoded by the coding sequence ATGATGAAAAAACTGGATGAACGTCCTTACCACAGAGAGAAGAGCGATGGTGAGCCCCCCCCGGGAGACGGACCTGCCGTTTCCGTGCGAGGCCTTGTCAAACGCTACGGCCTTGTGATTGCCCTGAACGACATAAGCTTTGAGCTTTCAAGGGGGGAGATTCTCGGCCTCGTGGGACCCAACGGGGCAGGCAAGACAACGCTCCTGAGAATTCTTGCCACCCTGATCCCCTGCGATTCGGGGATGGTGACGATATGCGGCCACCCCCTCTCAGAAAAAGTGAAAATCCGCTCCATCATCGGCTTTATGCCGGACTTTCTGGGGGTTTATGAAGACATGACGGTGAGGGAGTATTTTGAATTTTTTGCGAGAGCATATTTTATCCCCGACAATCTTCGCCCTTACGCAGTAGATGAGACCATGCACCTTGTGGGAATGACCGAGATGCAGGAGGCCGTCGTTGAGAGCCTTTCCAGGGGAATGAAGCAGCGGCTGAGCCTGGGGAGGTGCCTGATCCACAAGCCGAAGCTCCTGCTCCTCGATGAGCCTGCGAGCGGCCTTGACCCCCTCGCCCGCCTCGAGCTCAGGGAGCTCCTGAGGGGCCTCGCCTCGAGGGAGGTGACGATAATCATCTCATCCCATGTCCTTGATGACCTGGCCGACATAAGCGACACCATCGGCGTCATCAAGAAAGGCTGCCTCATCTGCTCGGAAAGCACCAGGAGAATGATTGACGAGCGGGGCAGCAGGCGGATACGCCTCTCCGCCACCTCGAGCAAGGATCAGCTCTTCGAGAAGCTCAGGAAAAACGGGGCTGTCGAGGACATAAGGTGGGACGGCGAAACCATACTCTTTCACCTCAGGGATGACAGGGGGGACACGCCGGTGAACCTTCTCAGGAGCCTTGTAAACGAAGGCTTCCCCATAAGCTCTTTCTACGAGGAGCATCCGACTCTGCAGACAGCCTATCTCAACATCACCAAGGCATACGGAGGATGGGAGGATAAAAATCATGGCCTATAA
- a CDS encoding flavin reductase family protein produces MKVKIPLRNANRLINHGPLVLVACQTEKNRVNCLPIAWIMPVRHDPPIIGAVIGKGNYSFEWIRKHREFTVNIPPAGLLTVVNACGSVTGADLDKFEKYGLTAEKASAVKAPLIRECIGHLECEIINDPSLIETYNLFLAHVKAVSVEKEAFEEIWKLDREEYRTIHHLGGSHFVLDGKTVKA; encoded by the coding sequence ATGAAAGTGAAGATCCCCTTGAGAAATGCGAACAGGCTCATCAACCACGGCCCCCTGGTCCTCGTAGCCTGCCAGACGGAAAAAAACCGGGTAAACTGCCTGCCGATAGCCTGGATTATGCCCGTCAGGCACGATCCGCCAATAATAGGTGCCGTCATTGGGAAGGGGAATTATTCCTTTGAATGGATACGGAAACACAGGGAATTTACCGTGAACATTCCCCCGGCGGGCCTTCTCACCGTCGTGAACGCCTGCGGCTCCGTGACAGGAGCCGATCTTGACAAATTCGAGAAGTACGGCCTCACGGCCGAAAAGGCATCAGCGGTGAAAGCTCCCCTTATCAGGGAGTGCATCGGCCACCTTGAATGCGAAATAATAAACGACCCTTCCCTGATAGAGACCTATAACCTTTTCCTTGCCCATGTCAAGGCTGTTTCCGTGGAAAAGGAGGCCTTCGAGGAGATATGGAAGCTCGACAGGGAAGAATACCGAACGATTCACCACCTTGGCGGGAGCCATTTTGTTCTTGACGGGAAAACAGTGAAGGCCTGA
- a CDS encoding DHH family phosphoesterase: protein MPTKEKLQHLFRLFKKRDRVAILIVPDPDAIASAMALQAILKPRTAHIDTIHIGETRRPDNQTMLRLLRLRHLYLRQTDLTWYSKLVMLDGQPSHNPATGSLKITAVIDHHPDEHDPSIPFRDIRPSYGATATILTEYLIEAGIPITPRLATALYYAIKTDTDMFRRISNDKDLNVLSHLLPRIKVETLRIIEGSEILRKQLKYFIKALQEVTFSHTMAYVHLGIIERSEFSAVIADFLLRVRGTYWSIVSQLHQKCVIITMRSWKERKDVGKIATRAFQKFGRAGGHRFASRAEVPLKNIPPEYLPATDEAIKRFIMDRVLLHHKAGAKNNKHLKEEMRFLDIDPS from the coding sequence ATGCCCACGAAGGAAAAACTGCAGCATCTTTTCAGGCTTTTCAAAAAAAGGGACAGAGTGGCCATCCTGATAGTGCCCGATCCCGACGCCATAGCGAGCGCTATGGCGCTTCAGGCCATTCTGAAGCCAAGGACAGCCCATATTGACACCATTCACATCGGCGAGACCCGCCGTCCCGACAACCAGACCATGCTGAGGCTTCTGAGGCTCAGGCACCTGTACCTGCGCCAGACTGACCTGACCTGGTACTCAAAGCTTGTGATGCTTGACGGGCAGCCTTCCCATAATCCCGCCACAGGCAGCCTCAAGATAACGGCCGTTATCGACCACCACCCCGATGAACACGACCCATCCATTCCATTCAGGGACATAAGGCCCTCCTACGGGGCAACGGCCACCATCCTCACGGAATATCTTATAGAAGCCGGGATACCCATAACGCCCCGGCTTGCCACAGCCCTCTATTATGCCATAAAGACGGACACGGACATGTTCAGAAGGATCAGCAACGATAAAGATCTCAATGTCCTCAGCCATCTCCTCCCCAGGATAAAGGTCGAGACCCTCAGGATAATCGAAGGGTCCGAAATACTCCGCAAGCAGCTGAAATATTTTATCAAGGCCCTCCAGGAGGTGACCTTCTCCCACACCATGGCATATGTTCACCTGGGCATCATTGAGAGGAGTGAGTTCTCCGCCGTCATCGCCGACTTTCTGCTCAGGGTGCGGGGCACTTACTGGAGCATCGTCTCCCAGCTGCACCAGAAATGTGTCATCATCACGATGAGATCGTGGAAGGAGCGCAAGGATGTGGGAAAAATCGCCACAAGGGCCTTTCAGAAATTCGGCAGGGCAGGAGGCCACCGCTTTGCTTCAAGGGCAGAAGTGCCCCTGAAGAACATCCCCCCGGAATACCTTCCGGCCACCGATGAAGCCATAAAGCGCTTCATAATGGACAGGGTGCTGCTCCACCACAAGGCAGGGGCGAAAAACAATAAGCATCTCAAGGAAGAGATGAGGTTTCTCGACATCGATCCGTCATAG